The following are encoded together in the Oceanobacillus zhaokaii genome:
- a CDS encoding ABC transporter ATP-binding protein, whose translation MENVIEVKSLAKIFGNQPALEDVNFHVKKGETFGFLGPSGSGKTTTIKILTGQLAQTSGDAKVFQTPTSSINKPAYRKKIGVITDNSGLYSRLSIYDNLKIYCDLYDVPRKRIDEVLKMVNLTEEPKKLVSKLSKGMLQRVTLARAFLHEPDLLFLDEPTSALDPANSKHIHDGLRRLNEKGTTIFLTTHDMTEAESLCNRVAFLNKGKIQLLDEPKALRRQFSDSSVTLELKDGREIMVTGDAKGANTIHQYMAAGQVVSIHSNEPTLGDIFVEVTGRELV comes from the coding sequence TTGGAAAATGTAATTGAAGTGAAATCATTAGCAAAGATTTTCGGAAACCAACCTGCACTAGAGGATGTTAATTTTCATGTTAAAAAAGGAGAAACATTTGGGTTTTTAGGACCAAGTGGTTCCGGAAAGACAACGACAATTAAAATTTTAACAGGTCAATTAGCGCAAACATCTGGTGATGCGAAAGTATTCCAAACACCAACATCTTCCATAAATAAACCAGCATACCGAAAGAAAATTGGAGTCATTACCGATAATAGCGGTTTATATAGCCGATTATCGATTTACGATAATCTAAAAATTTACTGCGACCTATATGACGTACCTAGGAAGCGAATCGATGAAGTACTCAAAATGGTCAACTTAACAGAAGAACCAAAAAAGCTAGTCTCCAAGCTTTCAAAAGGAATGCTGCAACGCGTAACATTAGCACGGGCATTCTTACATGAACCGGATCTGCTATTTTTAGATGAACCAACATCAGCACTAGATCCGGCTAACTCCAAGCATATTCATGATGGATTACGCAGGCTGAATGAAAAAGGAACAACGATTTTCTTAACGACACATGATATGACAGAAGCAGAGTCTTTATGTAATCGTGTTGCATTCCTAAACAAAGGGAAAATCCAACTGCTCGATGAACCAAAAGCACTTCGCAGACAGTTTTCAGATTCCTCTGTGACATTAGAGCTAAAGGACGGGCGAGAAATAATGGTAACTGGCGATGCTAAAGGCGCAAATACTATTCATCAATATATGGCAGCAGGTCAAGTCGTCTCCATTCATTCAAACGAACCAACATTAGGTGATATTTTTGTAGAAGTTACAGGGAGGGAATTAGTATGA
- a CDS encoding endonuclease III domain-containing protein, translating into MQPAYKLIYNKLFEYYGPQSWWPAETPFEMMIGSILVQNTNWRNVDKALIKLAPYFEPAIIDYLPIEDLAQLIRSSGFYNIKAKRIKAFMEWFRKYDYNVERIKNMDKIELRKELLSIHGIGQETADVMLVYAFEKPVFVVDAYARRIFYRIGHDMPASYDSFRKLLEKELPNKLTLYNEFHALLVEHAKQYCRSKPICENCPLLDICDRRRE; encoded by the coding sequence ATGCAACCTGCATATAAATTAATTTATAATAAATTATTCGAATATTACGGTCCACAAAGTTGGTGGCCAGCAGAAACTCCATTTGAAATGATGATTGGCTCAATTCTTGTCCAAAATACGAATTGGCGGAATGTGGACAAAGCATTAATAAAATTAGCGCCATATTTTGAACCGGCAATTATTGACTACCTGCCAATTGAAGATCTTGCACAGCTTATCAGATCTAGTGGATTTTACAATATTAAAGCGAAGCGGATTAAGGCATTTATGGAATGGTTCAGAAAATATGATTATAATGTTGAAAGAATAAAAAATATGGATAAAATTGAATTGCGCAAGGAGCTATTAAGTATTCATGGAATCGGTCAGGAAACAGCTGATGTCATGCTCGTATATGCATTTGAAAAACCGGTTTTTGTAGTAGATGCCTATGCAAGAAGGATCTTTTACCGTATCGGTCATGATATGCCAGCATCCTATGATAGTTTTAGAAAGCTCTTAGAAAAAGAATTACCTAACAAATTAACATTATATAATGAATTTCATGCATTGTTAGTAGAGCATGCAAAGCAATATTGTAGGTCAAAGCCAATCTGCGAAAATTGCCCTTTATTGGATATTTGTGATAGAAGAAGAGAATAA
- a CDS encoding phosphotransferase family protein, whose amino-acid sequence MKKLKITEQALAWVIQQVNQNATIESIEQLKGSTSSILHLIKLRLDADIIEVVLRQFTNQEWLQDEPDLAVHEASSLWMAVSAGLAAPEIIAYDTGDTCGVPLVLMSKLDGKVNLKPKQMQKWINELAKELARVHKTKIYDFPWRFFRYQNAETVIEVPSWSTVPDAWKTAIELLAEPQPTYNICFIHRDYHPANVLWKDESISGVVDWVNACIGPAGIDVGHCRWNLAMLYGVEAADMFLAAYQRYAGDSFIYNVYWDLCSLIDVLSDPIEIYSGWEAFGVTEITNKTMEARMDAYLLSLL is encoded by the coding sequence GTGAAGAAATTGAAAATAACAGAGCAAGCTCTTGCATGGGTCATTCAACAAGTAAATCAAAATGCTACTATCGAATCGATTGAACAATTAAAAGGGAGCACTTCATCAATCCTTCATCTGATAAAGCTTCGTTTGGATGCCGATATCATTGAAGTTGTACTGCGTCAATTTACTAATCAAGAATGGCTGCAGGATGAACCAGATTTAGCAGTCCATGAAGCGAGCAGTCTCTGGATGGCTGTAAGTGCTGGGCTAGCAGCTCCCGAAATAATTGCCTATGATACAGGAGATACTTGTGGTGTTCCACTTGTGCTAATGTCAAAGCTTGATGGGAAAGTCAATCTAAAACCAAAGCAAATGCAAAAGTGGATAAATGAACTCGCTAAAGAATTGGCAAGAGTTCATAAAACCAAAATATACGATTTTCCATGGAGATTCTTTCGTTATCAAAATGCCGAGACTGTTATTGAAGTTCCATCTTGGTCAACTGTACCAGATGCCTGGAAAACTGCAATTGAGCTATTGGCGGAGCCACAGCCGACATATAATATATGCTTTATTCATCGGGATTATCATCCCGCGAATGTACTATGGAAAGATGAGTCAATCAGTGGAGTTGTTGATTGGGTAAATGCTTGTATAGGACCAGCTGGGATTGATGTTGGTCATTGCCGGTGGAACCTCGCGATGCTTTATGGAGTCGAAGCTGCCGATATGTTCCTTGCAGCCTATCAAAGGTATGCTGGGGATTCATTTATTTACAATGTATATTGGGACCTTTGTTCCTTAATCGATGTGCTATCTGATCCAATTGAGATCTATTCAGGGTGGGAGGCATTTGGTGTCACTGAGATAACAAACAAAACAATGGAAGCACGAATGGATGCGTATTTACTGAGTTTATTATAG
- a CDS encoding peptide MFS transporter, translating to MDSRDKETMLKTIPQKGFFGHPKGLSTLFFTEFWERFSYYGMRAILLFYMYYELNHGGLGLDQTLANSIMAIYGSLVYMSGIIGGWIADRILGTGRTVFYGGILIMIGHIVLSLPGGVTALFVSMAFIILGTGLLKPNVASMVGDLYSEKDPRRDSGFSIYYMGINLGGFIAPLIVGTIGQTYNFHLGFAIAAFGMFAGLVVYVITRKKYLGLAGSHVPNPLTREERGKTFKIISVTVIILAIIGWFGITGGWLTIERVIFFISILGIIIPTLYFIMMYRSPKTTADERSHLLAYIPLFIAAMVFWAIQEQGSNILATYANERTQLSFAGIEIHSSWFQSLNPLFIVALAPVFAWMWVRLGDRQPTTPQKFSLGLIFAGLSFIVMIIPAFVNGTESLVSPLWLVLSFFLVVLGELCLSPVGLSATTKLAPAAFAAQMMSLWNLSNASAQAINAQVVRFYNPETEAIYFGVIGGIAIVLGIVLFLFAPKLKRFMKGIN from the coding sequence ATGGATTCAAGAGATAAGGAGACCATGCTGAAGACTATTCCGCAGAAGGGCTTTTTTGGTCATCCTAAAGGATTATCAACACTTTTCTTCACAGAGTTTTGGGAACGATTTTCATACTATGGTATGCGTGCCATACTATTATTCTACATGTACTATGAACTAAATCATGGCGGATTAGGTCTAGATCAGACACTTGCTAATTCCATTATGGCAATTTACGGATCACTTGTTTATATGTCCGGGATTATCGGTGGGTGGATTGCTGATAGAATTCTTGGAACTGGCCGTACGGTATTTTATGGTGGAATTTTAATCATGATTGGTCATATTGTCCTGTCACTTCCTGGTGGGGTAACTGCCTTATTCGTTTCTATGGCGTTTATCATTTTAGGTACGGGATTACTTAAACCAAACGTAGCTAGTATGGTAGGGGACCTTTACAGTGAAAAAGATCCAAGACGAGATTCAGGATTTAGCATCTATTATATGGGAATTAACTTAGGTGGTTTTATTGCACCGTTAATTGTCGGAACTATTGGACAAACTTATAACTTCCATCTTGGCTTTGCAATTGCAGCTTTTGGTATGTTTGCCGGTTTAGTTGTGTACGTAATTACACGTAAAAAGTATTTAGGTCTTGCAGGGTCACATGTCCCTAATCCGCTTACAAGGGAAGAACGTGGAAAAACGTTTAAAATCATTAGCGTAACAGTCATCATCCTTGCTATTATTGGCTGGTTTGGAATTACAGGCGGTTGGTTAACAATTGAACGAGTGATCTTCTTTATCAGTATTCTCGGGATTATTATCCCTACGTTATACTTCATTATGATGTATCGTAGTCCGAAGACAACCGCAGATGAACGTTCACACTTGCTTGCCTACATTCCGCTGTTTATCGCAGCTATGGTGTTCTGGGCAATCCAAGAACAAGGATCAAATATTCTTGCGACCTATGCAAATGAACGGACGCAATTAAGTTTTGCAGGAATTGAAATTCATTCCTCATGGTTCCAATCATTAAATCCGTTGTTCATCGTTGCACTCGCACCAGTTTTCGCGTGGATGTGGGTCAGGTTAGGTGATCGTCAACCAACGACACCACAGAAGTTTTCTTTAGGATTAATATTTGCTGGTCTCTCCTTCATTGTAATGATTATTCCAGCCTTTGTTAATGGAACGGAAAGCTTAGTAAGTCCATTATGGCTTGTACTTAGCTTCTTCCTTGTTGTACTTGGAGAACTCTGCTTATCGCCTGTTGGATTGTCAGCAACAACGAAACTAGCTCCAGCAGCTTTTGCAGCACAGATGATGAGCCTTTGGAATTTATCAAACGCCTCTGCACAAGCAATCAATGCACAGGTTGTTCGTTTTTATAATCCAGAAACAGAAGCAATTTATTTTGGAGTGATTGGTGGAATTGCAATCGTTCTTGGAATCGTATTGTTCTTGTTTGCACCAAAACTTAAACGATTTATGAAAGGCATAAATTAA
- a CDS encoding ABC transporter permease: protein MTFSMKRIMAIFQKDMKDLSKNMYITSTMILPLFFAFFYGRMDNLTIEVHYLVINLVLAVVTAFVQCAIIAEEKEKNTLRGLMLSPATLPEILGGKSLVSFILTIGTIFICAMLTGYEPVNLSLVAIAIIVSILFYITLGTLMGLLSRSVIEASVLIMPVIFIFGFASMFQPFAENYPILSIVDYLPSIQLIEVAAAVESGSGFADVVGNLAIILAWSIVAMIATAIVFKKREMDE from the coding sequence ATGACATTTTCAATGAAGCGTATAATGGCCATTTTTCAAAAAGATATGAAGGATTTATCCAAAAATATGTACATCACATCAACAATGATTCTGCCTTTATTCTTTGCATTCTTTTATGGAAGAATGGATAACCTGACAATTGAGGTTCATTACTTAGTCATTAATTTGGTTTTAGCAGTAGTTACAGCTTTCGTCCAATGTGCGATTATTGCCGAGGAAAAGGAAAAAAACACACTGCGTGGATTGATGCTTTCTCCAGCAACTTTACCAGAAATACTTGGTGGAAAAAGCTTAGTGTCGTTTATATTAACGATTGGAACAATTTTTATATGTGCCATGCTAACAGGTTATGAACCAGTAAACTTAAGCTTAGTAGCAATTGCAATTATAGTTTCTATCTTATTTTATATTACGCTAGGCACATTAATGGGATTACTCTCCAGAAGCGTAATTGAGGCTTCTGTACTCATTATGCCAGTTATTTTTATCTTTGGATTTGCATCTATGTTTCAGCCATTTGCAGAGAATTATCCTATCCTTTCCATTGTCGATTACTTACCAAGTATCCAATTAATTGAGGTTGCGGCTGCTGTCGAATCTGGTTCAGGGTTTGCAGATGTAGTAGGAAATTTAGCCATTATTCTTGCTTGGTCAATAGTGGCAATGATTGCAACTGCCATCGTATTTAAAAAGCGCGAGATGGATGAATAA